The genomic region ATTCGAGATACCGAAAGGCTGCGTCGCCCCCATCGAGAATTCTTCTCACGGCATACGTATAAATACTTAGTGGGTTCTACTTAGGGGAAACATCGAAATTTTCCAGTTCATCAGAAGCGGCCAATCTCCGCTCCATTGACGTTTCGAAGATCGAGTCCGCCATGTACGCTCAGGCCACAAGTATTCACGAGATCAGCCATCATCCGAGCAGCGTCTTGTGCAGGCAATCTCGTACCTATGGACCGTTTGGTATGGTTGCGACCCCGATGCGGTTCGCTCGCAATAGCGAGATCTACGGCGAGGACGAAGCAGCCGAACACCTATACCAGGTGGTATCGGGTGCTGTACGAACCTACAAGATTATGGAAGATGGGCGTCGTCAGATTGGTGCGTTTTATCTGCCCGGTGACATCTTCGGCTTTGAGGCCGGAGACAGCCATATCGCTTCGGCGGAGACGGTCTGTGAGACGCACCTTTTGATGGTGAAGCGCAGCGCCCTCATCGTTCGCGCCAGCCAAGATTGCGAGCTCACAAGGCAGCTCTGGGACGCGATGGCGCTTGAGCTCCGCCGCTTTCAGGAGCATCTGATGCTTTTGATCAGCAGCGCTGAACAGCGGGTCGTGGCATTTCTGCTCGATATGTCTCGTCGTACTACGAAGAACGCTGCGATCGAGCTGCCGATGTCACGGCAGGATGTTGCCGACTATCTTGGCTTGACGATCGAAACGGTCTCGCGCACCCTCACTCAACTCGAGCAGAATGGCGTGATTGCCTTGCCGACCTTGCGCCGAATCGAGTTACGTAACGACAAACTGCCGAGCCACGTTGCACAGAACTTGGGCTAAGCTCAAGAAGCGCTGTGAAATGCGCGGACTTCCTTGCACCGATCAGCGCCGACGGATCGCAGCACGTGAACGACACCCGAACATCGGCTTGGGCGATCGCGCACAGATGGCAGGATCGCTCGCTTACATTGTTCCGCCCTGGAGCACCGCAATGATCATCGATTTTTTGCTTCGAGAGCATCGCAATATTGACCTACTTCTGGTCGCCCTCCAACGTGAATTGGAGATCTTTGAGCATGGGGCCCGTCCTGACTATGAGGTCATTCGCGCGATTATCAGCTACTTCGAGGTTTACCCGGAGGTGTACCATCATCCTCAGGAAGATTTGATTTTCTCCAAGCTTAGAACTCGCGATCCGGATGCGGCTGCAATCGTCGGCGATCTCGCGCATGAACACCAGGAAGTCATCGACCGCCTGCACCATTTTGCTCAAGCTATCGATGCTATCCTCGCGGATCGTGAAATCCTTCGACAAGACGTCGGTAACATCGTACGCGACTTTATATTGCGGGAGCGGCACCACATGATGTGGGAAGAGCGAGATTTCTTCCCCGCCGCCGTCAAGGCTCTATCGGCTGAGGATTGGACGGAAATCGCTTCCGCCCGCACTGATCATGGGGATCTGCTGTTCAGCGAGACGGCGGAAGCGACTTCCGATGCACTAAGAGCGCATATTCTACAATTAGAGCAAGAAGCTGAAGCCGAACGGAGTTCGGTGGCGTTTTCGTCCGCAATGGCCGGCAAGCCGCCAGATGGCGCCAAAGCCGATGGACCGTAATTGATCACTGACTCTGCACGCCGGGCCGTGCAGGTCATGCTCATCTCATTGAAATGAAGGTGACAGTCCTTCTGGCGCGTACGCCGCGCGCGGCCAGCGCGACATCCGCGCCCGATGATCACTTGCAGCCGGTCCCTTCGCAAACAGCACGGCCGGGGTCCGGCTGGTCCCGTGACGTGAACGTCGCGCGGGCAATTGGCAATACCGCTCGACCAGCGCCCCAGTGATATTACGTAATATGAGTGCCCCTTACGTCCACCGACCGACCGCGATCGATCGTTGCGGCACTGCTGGACCTCTTCTTGCCCGGAAGAGGGCAGGACCTTCATCGCGATCCAAAGTGCGATGCGTACGTTGCCGGCATGCCCTACCAATCTTGGCTTTAGGGCCGCTATCGCCATCAACAACGCGGATATTTTGAGCCAGCGCAAAGCCTATCCGCCGCGTGTCCGGTAATCGGTTGGCCAGGGAAGAAAGGCACTCTGAATGCGACCGGACTTGGCACAAGCCTACGGGCAGCAACGGCTGCCGCGCTACACCAGCTATCCGACGGCCCCCCATTTCTCAGCTTCGATTTGCGAATCCGACTATCAAATGTGGCTCAAGTCGTTGGGCGCGCAGCAATCCGCATCGATCTACGTGCACGTGCCGTTTTGTCGACGCACGTGCTGGTATTGTGGCTGCCACACTTCTGTCACGAAGCGCCAGGAGCCGATCTCGTTCTATGCAGCGGGACTGCGGACCGAAGCTTACCTCGTTGCAGAAACCCTTGGCCGACGGCAACCGATCACTCATATCCACTTCGGGGGCGGCACCCCGACGATCATGACACCTGAAACGTTCGCTGATCTGGTCGGTTCGTTGCGCCATTCATTCGCGGTCCTGCCTGATGCCGAGATCGCCGTAGAGATCGATCCACGCATGTTGAGCGAGCCGATGGCCGAGGCTCTTGGCTATTGCGGGGTCAACCGGGCGAGCCTTGGTGTCCAGAGCTTCGATCCAGTTGTTCAGCAGGGCATCAACCGTCTGCAGAGCTTCGGACAGACCGCGACCTCGGTCGATCGGTTGCGCCGTGCCGGCGTCGAACGTATCAATTTCGACCTGCTCTATGGCCTGCCCCGGCAGACGGTCGCTTCGTGCCTGGATACCGTCGCCAGATGCCTCGAGCTTCATCCGGACCGGTTTTCGGCCTTTGGCTACGCGCATATTCCTTCCTTCAAGAAGCATCAACGTCTGATCGATGCGTCCACCCTGCCCGACAGCATTGCGCGCCACGTCCAATCCGAAACGATCACGGAAGCTTTGGTTGATGCGGGATATGTCCGCGTCGGAATCGATCACTTCGCCCTACCGGACGACAATCTCGCCCTGGCGAGCCAGGAAGGCAGGTTGAGGCGCAATTTCCAGGGCTACACTGACGATAGCGCGGACACCTTGATTGGTCTGGGCGCCAGCGCCATCGGCCGTATGCAACAGGGCTTTGTCGCGAACGCCGTCCCGACGAAGGACTACCTCGCTCGCATCAGCGAGGATCGGCTGGCCATCGCAAAGGGCTATTTACTGACTGACGACGATCGCTTCCACGCCGAGATTATCGAACGAATCATGTGCGATTTGACAGTCGATCTTTCCGAGACATCCCGTCGTTACGGCCGGGATCCAAGCTTGGCCGTCGTTGATCGTTCTCGCCTCGACGGCCTTATCGCCGATGGCGTCGTGGTGATGGATGATAGCCGGCTTTCGATAGCCGGTGGCGCAGAGTTCCTGGCCCGGAGCGTCGCATCGATCTTCGACGCTCACCTTACTCGGAGCGGGGCTACACATAGTCTGGCGGTCTAAACCAGACGAAGCCGAACCGAGCCGTTTCAGATCCGAGTTCGACATCACCAAACCGGTTTATGCTCTGGATCGCGAGCAGTCGCGGCGATCAAGAGCACGCTGATCGGCATCCCGTTCGCCGGCTCTTCGTCGAGCCGCACAAGATTTCCAACAGAGGTTGGTATAAAAACTTGACTAGACCAATGACTAGCTGAAGCGGGATCAATAGCAAGCCGCAGATTGCATTGGTCACCACGATAAGATCCTTGCTGTGCGCGTTATCGTATGGTCCCGTTGATCGAGCCCATCGTTTCCGGCAGAAAAGCGTACCAACGTGCGCTTGGTGCCCGTCCATGATCGCCCGGCACGACCGCCCCACATTTCTCGGCCCTGCAGAGCGTTGCGAAACTACTCATAAGTGACAAACCTTGGTGTAGATTTCAAATCTAGGCTATATCGGCCGCATACCAGGGCATGATTGAGCTACGCTGAGCTTGCGCCTTAACTGGGGTCAGATTTCGGCGGATGTCCCCGCCGTAATCGAACCATCGGCGCCCTCCTTCCGCCGATGGAAGTCAGCACGTTGCCTAGCAGCGTCGCTCCTCCCGGACACACTTCCGCCCGGCCGCTAAAGGCGGCCGGGCCTTTTTCTGCTCACCAATGCCTCCCACAATTATCGAGCCCGCAAATCGTTGACAGGCGACCGGCCTTCTCGACGAAAGACCAGACCAGGTCAACGGTCGGCTGGAGTGGATGCAGCGCGTAGTTCGCGGGCGGCGGAGACCATGTTCACCAGCGCCGGGCGAACCTCCTCCCATTTGCGCGTCTTCAGACCGCAATCCGGATTGATCCAAAGTTGCGAATCCTGCAGCCGCTTTCGAGCCAAAGCCACGAGCTCTTTCATCTCGCTCGACTCGGGCACGCGCGGAGAATGGATATCGTACACACCCGGCCCGATTTGATTTGGATATTTGTAGTTCCGAAACGCGTCGAGCAGCTCCATTTTCGACCGCGAAGTCTCGATCGAGATGACATCCGCGTCCATTGCAGCAATCGCATCGATGATGTCGTTGAATTCCGAGTAGCACATGTGGGTATGGATCTGGGTTTGATCGGCGACGCCCGATGAGCAGATGCGGAAGCAATCCCCGGCCCACTCGAGATAAGCCGTCCACTCCGATCGGCGCGGCGGCAATCCTTCGCGCAGCGCAGCCTCGTCGATCTGGATCATGGCTGCACCAGCATTTTCGAGATCGCCGACTTCGTCTCGGATCGCGAGCGCAATTTGACGACAGACCTCGGCTCGGGGAATATCATCGCGAACAAACGACCAGTTCAAGATCGTCACTGGTCCGGTCAACATCGCCTTCATCGGCTTCTTGGTTAGCGATTGCGCGTACCGCCACCACCCCACGGTGATCGGCTTCGGCCGTGAGACATCGCCAAACAAGATCGGCGGCCGGACACAGCGCGAGCCATAGGATTGTACCCAGCCATTTTTGGTAAATGCGAAGCCGGCGAGTTGTTCGCCGAAGTACTGCACCATGTCATTGCGCTCAAACTCGCCGTGCACAAGCACGTCGAGGCCAATGTCCTCCTGCCAACGTACGGCACGCGCAGTCTCTTCCTTGAGGAACTCGTCGTATTGTCCGTCGTTCATCGTGCCTCGCGCGTGCGCTGCGCGGGCATTA from Bradyrhizobium elkanii USDA 76 harbors:
- a CDS encoding helix-turn-helix domain-containing protein, with protein sequence MYAQATSIHEISHHPSSVLCRQSRTYGPFGMVATPMRFARNSEIYGEDEAAEHLYQVVSGAVRTYKIMEDGRRQIGAFYLPGDIFGFEAGDSHIASAETVCETHLLMVKRSALIVRASQDCELTRQLWDAMALELRRFQEHLMLLISSAEQRVVAFLLDMSRRTTKNAAIELPMSRQDVADYLGLTIETVSRTLTQLEQNGVIALPTLRRIELRNDKLPSHVAQNLG
- a CDS encoding hemerythrin domain-containing protein translates to MIIDFLLREHRNIDLLLVALQRELEIFEHGARPDYEVIRAIISYFEVYPEVYHHPQEDLIFSKLRTRDPDAAAIVGDLAHEHQEVIDRLHHFAQAIDAILADREILRQDVGNIVRDFILRERHHMMWEERDFFPAAVKALSAEDWTEIASARTDHGDLLFSETAEATSDALRAHILQLEQEAEAERSSVAFSSAMAGKPPDGAKADGP
- the hemN gene encoding oxygen-independent coproporphyrinogen III oxidase, with the translated sequence MRPDLAQAYGQQRLPRYTSYPTAPHFSASICESDYQMWLKSLGAQQSASIYVHVPFCRRTCWYCGCHTSVTKRQEPISFYAAGLRTEAYLVAETLGRRQPITHIHFGGGTPTIMTPETFADLVGSLRHSFAVLPDAEIAVEIDPRMLSEPMAEALGYCGVNRASLGVQSFDPVVQQGINRLQSFGQTATSVDRLRRAGVERINFDLLYGLPRQTVASCLDTVARCLELHPDRFSAFGYAHIPSFKKHQRLIDASTLPDSIARHVQSETITEALVDAGYVRVGIDHFALPDDNLALASQEGRLRRNFQGYTDDSADTLIGLGASAIGRMQQGFVANAVPTKDYLARISEDRLAIAKGYLLTDDDRFHAEIIERIMCDLTVDLSETSRRYGRDPSLAVVDRSRLDGLIADGVVVMDDSRLSIAGGAEFLARSVASIFDAHLTRSGATHSLAV